A part of Pantoea vagans genomic DNA contains:
- the orn gene encoding oligoribonuclease, translating to MATGNEQNLIWIDLEMTGLDPTHDRIIEIATLVTDANLNILAEGPVMAVHQSDAQLALMDEWNVRTHTSSGLVARVKESQIDDRAAELATIEFLKQWVPANTSPICGNSIGQDRRFLFKYMPELEAYFHYRYLDVSTLKELARRWKPEILPGFKKGGTHQALDDIRESVAELAYYREHFLQL from the coding sequence ATGGCTACTGGAAATGAACAGAATCTGATCTGGATTGATCTTGAGATGACCGGACTTGATCCGACGCACGATCGTATTATTGAAATTGCGACCCTGGTGACTGACGCCAACCTGAACATTCTGGCGGAAGGGCCGGTCATGGCCGTCCATCAGTCCGATGCGCAGCTGGCGCTGATGGATGAGTGGAATGTCCGCACCCACACCAGCAGCGGCCTGGTTGCGCGGGTGAAGGAAAGCCAGATTGACGATCGCGCAGCCGAACTGGCGACTATTGAATTCCTGAAACAGTGGGTGCCGGCTAACACGTCGCCAATCTGTGGCAACAGTATCGGGCAGGATCGCCGCTTCCTGTTTAAGTACATGCCTGAGCTGGAAGCGTATTTCCACTATCGCTATCTGGATGTCAGTACCCTGAAAGAGCTGGCTCGTCGCTGGAAACCGGAAATCCTGCCTGGCTTCAAAAAAGGCGGTACGCACCAGGCGCTGGATGATATCCGCGAGTCGGTGGCGGAGCTGGCTTACTACCGCGAACACTTTTTGCAGCTTTAA
- the yhcN gene encoding peroxide/acid stress response protein YhcN: protein MNVKTTIATLSILSALSFGAVAAESIDAAQAQDLQAVGTISVSGVAGSPMDIKQKLSDKADQQGAKAYRVIEAYNNGNYHATAALYN from the coding sequence ATGAACGTAAAAACTACCATCGCTACCCTGAGCATTCTCTCTGCCCTGTCATTTGGTGCAGTAGCAGCAGAATCTATCGATGCCGCACAGGCACAGGATCTGCAGGCTGTCGGCACCATCAGTGTCAGCGGCGTCGCGGGTTCACCGATGGATATCAAACAGAAGCTCAGTGACAAAGCGGATCAGCAGGGCGCAAAAGCCTATCGCGTGATCGAGGCTTACAACAACGGCAATTATCACGCTACCGCCGCGCTGTATAACTAA
- the yhcN gene encoding peroxide/acid stress response protein YhcN: MNIKTTIATVSLLSVMAFGASAAQLVTSEQTQNLQPAGTVSISGTGGSPMDYRAELSQKADEQGASAYKVIEARTGDSYHITAQLYK, translated from the coding sequence ATGAATATCAAAACAACCATCGCTACAGTCAGTCTGCTTTCCGTTATGGCGTTCGGCGCATCAGCCGCACAGCTGGTCACCAGCGAACAGACGCAGAACCTGCAGCCTGCGGGCACCGTAAGCATCAGTGGAACCGGGGGATCCCCAATGGATTACCGCGCTGAGCTTTCACAGAAAGCGGATGAACAGGGTGCCAGCGCCTATAAAGTCATTGAAGCGCGCACCGGTGATAGCTATCACATCACTGCACAGCTTTATAAGTAA
- a CDS encoding NAD-dependent succinate-semialdehyde dehydrogenase, translating into MKSLQESELFRTGYLADGQWHQAASTFDVTNPATGEVIAQVAKAGKAETEQAIAAAERAFPAWRAQTAKARAEILTRWYQLIIENKRWLGELMTTEQGKPLKEAEGEVEYAASFIQWFAEQAKRVNGEIIPPAKTGSRILATREPIGVVAAITPWNFPMAMLTRKLGPALAAGCTGIIKPANNTPLSAFALLALAKQAGVPDGVLNAVAGDTHAISDAIMASKAVRKISFTGSTQVGKLLMRNAAETMKKVSMELGGNAPYIVFDDADINAAVQGAIANKFRNAGQVCVSVNRFYIHNAVYDAFTQQLAAEVNKLKVGNGMDEGVIVGPLIEASAVEKVEQHVKDAVAKGGKLLAGGERHALGGNFWQPTVITEAHEGMQLAQEETFGPVAACFRFDDEDDVIRRANDTPFGLAAYFYTQNLQRVFRVSAALESGMIGINECAVSTELAPFGGVKESGLGREGSVLGMEEYLEVKALHLGGLS; encoded by the coding sequence ATGAAATCACTGCAAGAGAGCGAACTGTTCCGCACCGGCTATTTAGCCGACGGCCAATGGCATCAGGCGGCGTCCACCTTTGACGTGACCAATCCGGCAACCGGTGAGGTGATTGCGCAGGTAGCAAAAGCCGGTAAGGCGGAAACGGAACAGGCTATCGCCGCAGCGGAACGCGCCTTTCCCGCCTGGCGGGCGCAGACCGCAAAAGCACGTGCTGAAATTCTCACTCGCTGGTACCAGCTGATCATTGAGAACAAGCGCTGGCTGGGCGAGCTGATGACGACCGAACAGGGCAAACCCCTGAAGGAGGCGGAGGGAGAGGTTGAATACGCCGCCAGCTTTATTCAGTGGTTCGCCGAGCAGGCGAAAAGGGTGAACGGCGAGATCATTCCGCCGGCAAAAACCGGCTCCCGCATTCTGGCGACCCGCGAACCGATTGGCGTAGTGGCTGCCATTACGCCGTGGAATTTCCCGATGGCGATGCTGACCCGCAAACTGGGTCCGGCTCTGGCGGCAGGCTGCACCGGCATTATCAAACCCGCTAATAACACGCCACTCTCCGCCTTTGCCCTGCTGGCGCTGGCGAAGCAGGCGGGCGTGCCGGATGGTGTGCTGAACGCGGTGGCGGGTGATACCCATGCCATCAGCGATGCGATCATGGCCAGCAAAGCGGTGCGTAAAATCTCGTTCACCGGCTCCACCCAGGTAGGCAAGCTGCTGATGCGTAACGCTGCCGAAACCATGAAAAAAGTGTCGATGGAATTAGGCGGAAATGCCCCATATATCGTGTTCGACGATGCCGACATTAATGCCGCCGTACAGGGTGCCATTGCCAACAAATTCCGTAATGCGGGCCAAGTGTGCGTCAGTGTTAACCGCTTCTATATTCATAACGCTGTCTATGATGCGTTTACTCAGCAACTGGCTGCCGAAGTGAACAAGCTGAAGGTGGGCAACGGCATGGACGAAGGCGTGATTGTCGGACCATTGATTGAAGCGTCGGCGGTGGAAAAAGTTGAGCAGCACGTGAAAGACGCGGTAGCCAAAGGCGGCAAACTACTGGCAGGTGGTGAGCGCCATGCGCTGGGTGGCAACTTCTGGCAGCCTACGGTCATTACCGAGGCGCATGAAGGCATGCAGCTCGCGCAGGAGGAGACCTTTGGTCCGGTAGCCGCCTGTTTCCGCTTTGATGATGAAGATGATGTTATTCGCCGCGCCAATGATACGCCATTCGGCCTTGCCGCTTACTTTTATACCCAGAATCTGCAACGGGTGTTTCGCGTTTCAGCGGCGCTGGAGAGCGGCATGATCGGCATTAACGAATGTGCCGTTTCCACCGAGCTGGCGCCGTTTGGTGGAGTGAAAGAGTCGGGTCTGGGCCGCGAGGGTTCGGTACTCGGTATGGAAGAGTATCTGGAGGTCAAAGCGCTGCACCTGGGCGGTTTGAGCTAA
- the argR gene encoding transcriptional regulator ArgR: MRNPSKQDDLIKAFKALLKEEKFSSQGEIVQALQDEGFENINQSKVSRMLTKFGAVRTRNARMEMVYCLPAELGVPTTTSPLKNLVLDIDYNDALVVIHTSPGAAQLIARMLDSLGKAHGILGTIAGDDTIFITRARDFTVKQLHSAILNLFEQEL, translated from the coding sequence ATGCGAAACCCATCGAAACAAGACGATCTGATCAAGGCTTTCAAAGCCTTATTAAAAGAAGAAAAATTCAGTTCCCAGGGCGAAATTGTTCAGGCGCTTCAGGATGAGGGCTTTGAAAATATCAATCAGTCCAAAGTCTCGCGAATGCTGACCAAGTTTGGCGCAGTGCGCACCCGTAATGCCAGGATGGAAATGGTCTATTGCCTGCCCGCTGAACTGGGCGTGCCGACCACTACCAGCCCGTTAAAAAACCTGGTACTGGATATCGACTACAACGATGCGCTGGTGGTGATTCATACCAGTCCGGGCGCAGCACAGCTGATTGCACGTATGCTGGATTCACTGGGCAAAGCGCATGGGATTCTTGGCACGATCGCTGGCGATGACACAATCTTTATTACCCGTGCGCGCGACTTTACGGTTAAGCAGCTGCACAGCGCGATCCTTAACCTGTTTGAACAGGAACTCTGA
- a CDS encoding YdgH/BhsA/McbA-like domain containing protein has translation MKMKLAIAALSLASLFSVGASAASLVSNEQAQGLQPMNQTISIGGRNGDQTHIRQVLSEKADAQGASHYRIIENNQDNTWHVTAELYK, from the coding sequence ATGAAAATGAAATTAGCGATTGCTGCTCTTAGTCTGGCGTCCCTGTTCTCAGTGGGTGCCAGCGCCGCCAGCCTGGTATCGAATGAACAGGCGCAGGGTCTGCAGCCCATGAATCAGACCATCAGCATTGGTGGACGTAACGGCGACCAGACGCATATCCGTCAGGTGCTGTCAGAGAAAGCGGATGCACAGGGCGCAAGCCATTATCGCATCATCGAAAACAACCAGGACAACACCTGGCATGTCACCGCTGAGCTTTATAAATAA
- the mscM gene encoding miniconductance mechanosensitive channel MscM — translation MRSILLLLLSLWLSSPAFAASLPDASQLKQQLEEIKSAKSSPSQAEQIQTIEAALNFLSERDDSLERATQYQQVIDDFPRLARELRQQIAALSDSGKTVRSNMSSAELDQEILQVSSQLLEEGRQARQEQDRAREISDSLSQLPQQQTEARRAMTESERRLQGVSTSSPQGQLQLAARQAESAANKALVDELELAQLSANNRQELARMRAEAHQRKATQLDNYLQALRNQLNDQRQREAEVALARTEQLAENSGDLPPAISDQFRVNRELSVALNQQAQRMDLVASQQRLATNQIIQVRQALSTLREQSQWLGASNLLGEALRAQVARLPEMPKSQQIDNEMAQLRVQRLYYEDLLERQETLRKGRQADGQPFTAEQKRILDAQLRTQRELLNSLISGCDTLILEITKLKVGNTQLQDALTEVKDATHRYLFWTADVSPIGLSYPLDLAKDLSRLLSLDTLGQLGKAMAMMFTSRNSVLPIIGALLLVGFSISSRRHFNAFLERSASKVGKVTQDRFRLTIRTVFWSILVALPLPVLWGALGYGLQNAWPYPIAVAIGDGITATLPLLWAFMISAAFARPNGLFIVHFRWPQNRVARAMRYYSLSIGLIVPLIMLLIAFGNLEDRQFSSSLGRLCFILICGAISIVTVSLKRSGIPLYLDKEGNGENIVNRMLWNLMIAMPLMAAFASAVGYLATAQALLARLETSVAIWFLLLVIYHIIRRWMLIQRRRLGFDRARQRRADMLANRARSEEEKEQSALNTDAIEIEEPVIDLDAISAQSLRLVRSILTLIALVSVIVLWSEIHSAFGFLENIQLWDVSTSVQGVESIQPITLGSVLIAILVFIITTQLVRNMPALLELALLQHLNLTPGTGYAITTLTKYLLLLIGGLIGFSMIGIEWSKLQWLVAALGVGLGFGLQEIFANFISGLIILFEKPIRIGDTVTIRDLTGSITRINTRATTITDWDRKEIIVPNKAFITEQFINWSLSDSVTRVVLTIPAPAKVSSEQVTTILVQAAERCSYVLDTPPPEAFLVDLQQGIQLFEIRVHAAEMGHRMPLRHELHQLILLGFEQHGIEMPFPPFQMRMETLGKKLPASNGAPAARAYKSGGL, via the coding sequence GTGCGTTCGATTCTCCTCCTGCTGCTGAGCCTGTGGCTCAGCAGCCCGGCCTTCGCGGCCAGCCTTCCTGACGCCAGCCAGCTCAAACAGCAGCTGGAAGAGATAAAATCGGCCAAAAGTTCTCCATCCCAGGCGGAACAGATCCAGACGATTGAAGCTGCCTTAAACTTCCTCTCTGAACGCGATGACTCGCTGGAGCGCGCGACGCAATATCAGCAGGTGATTGATGACTTTCCGCGTCTGGCGCGCGAACTGCGTCAGCAGATCGCCGCGCTGAGCGACAGCGGAAAAACCGTACGCAGCAACATGAGTAGCGCCGAGCTGGATCAGGAGATTCTGCAGGTCAGCAGCCAGCTGCTGGAAGAGGGTCGTCAGGCTCGCCAGGAGCAGGATCGGGCGCGGGAAATCAGCGATTCGTTGTCGCAACTCCCGCAGCAACAGACCGAAGCACGCCGGGCGATGACGGAGAGTGAACGCCGGCTGCAGGGCGTCAGTACCAGTTCACCGCAGGGCCAGCTGCAACTGGCGGCGCGTCAGGCGGAAAGCGCCGCTAATAAAGCGCTGGTCGATGAACTTGAGCTGGCCCAGCTCTCCGCCAACAACCGTCAGGAGCTGGCGCGTATGCGGGCGGAAGCCCATCAGCGTAAGGCGACGCAGCTCGATAACTATCTGCAGGCGCTGCGCAACCAGCTCAACGATCAGCGGCAACGTGAAGCGGAAGTCGCTCTCGCCCGCACCGAGCAACTGGCGGAAAACAGCGGCGATCTGCCACCAGCAATCAGCGATCAGTTTCGGGTTAACCGCGAACTCTCGGTTGCGCTGAATCAGCAGGCGCAGCGTATGGATCTGGTGGCGTCGCAGCAGCGGCTGGCCACCAACCAGATTATTCAGGTCCGTCAGGCGCTCTCTACGTTGAGAGAACAGTCACAGTGGCTGGGCGCCTCTAATCTGCTGGGCGAAGCGCTTCGGGCGCAGGTCGCACGTCTGCCAGAGATGCCTAAGTCCCAGCAGATTGATAATGAGATGGCACAGCTTCGCGTGCAGCGTCTCTATTATGAAGATCTGCTGGAGCGTCAGGAGACGCTGCGCAAAGGACGGCAGGCCGATGGTCAGCCCTTCACCGCAGAACAGAAGCGTATTCTTGATGCGCAGCTACGCACCCAGCGTGAACTGCTCAACTCCCTGATCTCCGGCTGTGACACCCTGATTCTGGAGATCACCAAGCTCAAGGTCGGCAATACCCAGCTGCAGGATGCGCTGACGGAAGTCAAAGACGCGACGCACCGCTATCTGTTCTGGACCGCTGACGTCAGTCCAATCGGTCTGAGTTATCCGCTGGATCTGGCTAAAGACCTTTCCCGCCTGCTGTCGCTGGATACGCTGGGTCAGCTCGGCAAAGCGATGGCGATGATGTTTACCAGCCGCAACTCGGTGCTGCCAATTATTGGCGCCCTGCTGCTGGTCGGTTTCAGCATCAGCTCGCGCCGCCACTTCAATGCCTTTCTTGAACGTTCTGCCAGTAAAGTCGGCAAGGTCACCCAGGATCGTTTCCGTCTGACCATCCGCACCGTGTTCTGGTCGATTCTGGTGGCGCTGCCGCTGCCGGTATTGTGGGGTGCACTGGGTTATGGGCTGCAGAACGCCTGGCCCTACCCTATCGCCGTGGCGATTGGCGATGGCATTACCGCCACGCTGCCGCTGCTGTGGGCATTTATGATCAGCGCCGCTTTTGCCCGTCCGAATGGCCTGTTCATTGTGCATTTCCGCTGGCCGCAGAACCGGGTAGCGCGCGCCATGCGCTACTACTCGCTGAGCATTGGGCTGATTGTGCCGCTGATTATGCTGCTGATCGCCTTTGGCAATCTGGAAGATCGGCAGTTCTCCTCCTCGCTGGGTCGCCTCTGTTTCATCCTGATCTGCGGAGCAATCAGCATTGTTACCGTCAGCCTGAAGCGGTCCGGTATTCCGCTCTATCTCGATAAAGAGGGAAATGGCGAGAACATCGTGAACCGGATGCTGTGGAACCTGATGATCGCCATGCCGCTGATGGCTGCCTTCGCCTCCGCCGTGGGGTATCTGGCGACCGCGCAGGCGCTGCTGGCGCGACTGGAAACCTCCGTCGCCATCTGGTTCCTGCTGCTGGTTATCTACCACATTATCCGGCGCTGGATGCTGATTCAGCGTCGCCGTCTTGGTTTTGACCGCGCCCGTCAGCGCCGTGCCGATATGCTGGCTAACCGGGCGCGCAGTGAAGAAGAGAAAGAGCAAAGCGCGCTGAATACCGACGCGATTGAAATCGAAGAGCCGGTGATTGATCTGGATGCAATCAGTGCGCAGTCGCTGCGGCTGGTGCGTTCTATCCTGACGCTGATTGCCCTCGTCTCGGTGATCGTGCTGTGGTCAGAAATTCACTCGGCCTTTGGCTTCCTGGAGAATATTCAGCTGTGGGATGTCAGTACGTCCGTACAGGGCGTGGAGTCAATTCAGCCAATCACCCTGGGTTCAGTGCTGATTGCTATTCTGGTGTTTATCATTACCACTCAGCTGGTGCGCAATATGCCCGCGCTGCTTGAGCTGGCACTGTTGCAGCATCTTAATCTGACGCCGGGTACCGGTTACGCCATTACTACACTGACCAAATATCTGCTGCTGCTGATTGGCGGGCTGATTGGTTTCTCGATGATTGGTATTGAATGGTCGAAACTGCAGTGGCTGGTTGCTGCGCTGGGTGTGGGACTGGGGTTTGGCTTGCAGGAGATTTTTGCCAACTTTATCTCTGGCCTGATTATCCTGTTCGAAAAGCCGATTCGTATTGGTGATACCGTGACGATCCGCGACCTGACTGGCAGTATTACCCGGATCAACACGCGTGCGACCACAATTACCGACTGGGACCGCAAAGAGATCATCGTACCAAACAAGGCCTTTATCACCGAGCAGTTCATTAACTGGTCGCTGTCCGATTCCGTGACGCGGGTGGTGCTCACCATTCCGGCCCCGGCCAAAGTCAGCAGTGAACAGGTAACCACCATTCTGGTGCAGGCGGCCGAACGCTGCAGTTATGTGCTTGATACGCCACCGCCGGAAGCGTTCCTCGTCGATCTGCAGCAGGGGATTCAGTTGTTTGAGATCAGGGTACATGCTGCAGAGATGGGACACCGTATGCCGCTGCGTCATGAGCTGCACCAGCTGATTCTGCTCGGATTTGAGCAACACGGTATCGAGATGCCGTTCCCACCGTTTCAGATGCGCATGGAAACGCTGGGCAAGAAGCTGCCTGCCAGCAACGGTGCGCCCGCAGCCCGCGCCTATAAATCTGGCGGCCTGTAA
- the mdh gene encoding malate dehydrogenase produces the protein MKVAVLGAAGGIGQALALLLKTQLPAGSELSLYDIAPVTPGVAVDLSHIPTAVAIEGFSGEDATPALQGADVVLISAGVARKPGMDRADLFNVNAGIVRNLIEQVATTAPKALIGVITNPVNTTVAIAAEVLKKHGVYDKNRLFGVTTLDIIRANTFVAALKGKQPDQVEVPVIGGHSGVTILPLLSQVKGVSFSDQEVADLTKRIQNAGTEVVEAKAGGGSATLSMGQAAARFGLSLVRALKGEANVVECAYVEGEGEYVRFFSQPLLLGKNGIAERRPIGTLSAYEQQALSGMLDTLKKDIAQGEEFVKQ, from the coding sequence ATGAAAGTTGCCGTTCTCGGTGCCGCTGGCGGCATAGGCCAGGCGCTCGCACTTCTGCTCAAAACCCAGCTTCCCGCAGGTTCAGAACTCTCACTGTATGACATTGCGCCGGTTACGCCTGGCGTTGCCGTTGATCTCAGCCATATTCCTACTGCTGTCGCTATTGAAGGTTTTAGTGGAGAAGACGCCACGCCTGCCTTACAGGGTGCTGATGTGGTACTGATTTCTGCGGGCGTCGCACGTAAACCTGGTATGGATCGCGCTGACCTGTTTAATGTGAACGCAGGTATTGTTCGTAACCTGATTGAACAGGTTGCCACAACGGCCCCTAAAGCCTTGATTGGCGTTATTACCAATCCGGTCAATACCACCGTTGCCATTGCGGCAGAAGTGCTGAAAAAGCACGGCGTCTACGACAAAAATCGTCTGTTTGGCGTGACCACGCTGGACATTATTCGTGCTAACACCTTTGTGGCCGCGCTGAAAGGCAAGCAGCCTGACCAGGTTGAAGTCCCGGTGATTGGTGGCCACTCTGGCGTAACCATTCTGCCGCTGCTGTCACAGGTCAAAGGCGTCAGCTTCAGCGATCAGGAAGTGGCTGATTTAACTAAACGCATTCAGAACGCTGGCACAGAAGTAGTGGAAGCTAAAGCGGGTGGCGGATCGGCTACGTTGTCGATGGGCCAGGCGGCCGCGCGTTTTGGTTTGTCGCTGGTACGCGCGCTGAAGGGTGAGGCGAATGTTGTAGAGTGTGCTTACGTGGAAGGCGAGGGCGAATATGTCCGCTTCTTCTCTCAGCCGCTGCTGCTCGGTAAAAATGGCATTGCTGAACGCAGGCCAATTGGCACACTCAGCGCTTACGAACAGCAGGCGCTGTCAGGCATGCTCGATACGCTGAAGAAAGATATCGCTCAGGGTGAAGAGTTCGTTAAGCAGTAA
- a CDS encoding barstar family protein, whose product MKIERFDFNEIVDQSHFFRQFSERFALEERRICDLDGLWDVVTGDLLPMPLEIEFVNLGRGQRRRYGALILLFDEAEEELEGRLHFNVR is encoded by the coding sequence ATGAAAATCGAGCGTTTTGATTTTAATGAAATAGTCGACCAGTCCCATTTCTTTCGCCAGTTCAGCGAGCGATTTGCACTGGAGGAGCGCCGCATCTGTGATCTGGATGGATTGTGGGATGTCGTGACGGGCGATCTTTTACCGATGCCGCTGGAGATTGAGTTTGTCAATCTTGGCAGGGGCCAGCGACGGCGCTATGGCGCGCTGATTCTGTTATTTGATGAAGCGGAAGAGGAGCTGGAAGGCCGGTTGCACTTTAATGTCAGATAA
- the rsgA gene encoding small ribosomal subunit biogenesis GTPase RsgA, producing MSKNKLSKGQQRRVSANHDRRLNQRRERPEADDNLFGEAADGVVVSRFGMHADVEDSAGVAHRCNIRRTIRSLVTGDRVLWRPATSGGKGIVEAVHERTSVLTRPDFYDGVKPMAANIDQIIIVSAILPELSLNIIDRYLVASETLDIEPLLVLNKTDLLDDEARAFVDQQMDIYRDIGYRVVMVSSRAKNGLDDLEAALTDRVSIFAGQSGVGKSSLLNALLGFDKDEQVAILTNEVSDGSGLGQHTTTASRLYHFPHGGDVIDSPGVREFGLWHLEPEQVTRGFVEFRPFLGYCKFRDCKHGSDPGCAIREAVEQGKINRSRFDNYHRILESMAQVKTRKNFPDGES from the coding sequence GTGAGTAAAAATAAACTGTCGAAGGGCCAACAACGTCGCGTAAGCGCTAACCACGATCGCCGTCTCAACCAGCGCAGAGAGCGTCCGGAAGCGGATGACAACCTGTTTGGTGAAGCTGCAGATGGGGTCGTTGTGAGCCGTTTTGGCATGCATGCTGATGTTGAGGATAGCGCAGGCGTCGCCCACCGCTGCAATATCCGCCGTACTATCCGTTCACTGGTTACGGGCGACCGGGTGCTGTGGCGTCCGGCCACCAGCGGCGGCAAAGGCATTGTTGAAGCGGTGCATGAACGCACCAGCGTATTAACCCGCCCCGATTTTTACGACGGCGTGAAGCCGATGGCGGCGAATATCGATCAGATCATCATCGTCTCTGCGATCCTGCCGGAACTGTCGCTGAACATCATCGATCGCTATCTGGTGGCCAGTGAAACGCTGGACATCGAACCCTTACTGGTCCTGAACAAAACCGATCTGCTGGATGACGAGGCGCGCGCCTTTGTTGATCAGCAGATGGATATCTATCGCGATATTGGCTATCGCGTGGTGATGGTCTCCAGCCGGGCGAAAAACGGTCTGGACGATCTGGAAGCGGCCTTAACCGACCGCGTGAGTATCTTTGCCGGTCAGTCTGGCGTCGGTAAGTCGAGCCTGCTGAATGCCCTGCTCGGCTTCGACAAAGATGAGCAGGTCGCGATTCTGACCAACGAAGTATCAGATGGCTCAGGCCTGGGCCAGCACACCACCACCGCATCCCGCCTGTATCACTTCCCGCATGGCGGCGATGTGATCGATTCTCCCGGCGTGCGTGAGTTTGGTTTGTGGCATCTGGAGCCGGAACAGGTTACGCGTGGCTTTGTCGAATTCCGCCCCTTCCTGGGCTATTGCAAATTCCGTGACTGCAAACATGGCAGCGATCCCGGCTGTGCGATTCGTGAAGCGGTCGAACAGGGAAAAATCAACCGGTCCCGTTTCGATAACTACCACCGTATTCTGGAGAGCATGGCGCAGGTAAAAACGCGTAAAAATTTCCCTGATGGTGAAAGTTAA
- the asd gene encoding archaetidylserine decarboxylase (Phosphatidylserine decarboxylase is synthesized as a single chain precursor. Generation of the pyruvoyl active site from a Ser is coupled to cleavage of a Gly-Ser bond between the larger (beta) and smaller (alpha chains). It is an integral membrane protein.), translated as MFDRLKLGLNHILPKKWLTELAGWGASRRGGWLTKLVIDIFVWFYKVDMAEARKPDTASYRTFNDFFVRPLKDDARPVDADASLIALPADGAISQLGHIHGDQIFQAKGHHYTIDALLAGDERMAAQFVEGEFVTTYLAPRDYHRVHMPCNGILREMIYVPGDLYSVNPLTARNIPNLFARNERVICYFETDIGPMVQILVGATIVGSIETVWAGTITPPREGVIKRWHYPAADDEGAVVLLKGQEMGRFKLGSTVINLFAPGRVKLAESLEAESKTRLGQPLAIALPVATDISDVIVD; from the coding sequence GTGTTTGATCGTTTAAAACTCGGCTTGAATCATATTCTCCCGAAGAAATGGCTGACTGAACTTGCCGGTTGGGGCGCCAGTCGCCGCGGTGGTTGGTTGACCAAACTGGTCATTGACATCTTTGTCTGGTTTTACAAAGTCGACATGGCGGAGGCGCGCAAGCCCGATACCGCCAGCTATCGCACGTTTAATGACTTTTTCGTTCGTCCGCTGAAAGACGATGCGCGTCCGGTGGATGCAGACGCCAGCCTGATCGCCCTGCCCGCAGATGGTGCTATCAGCCAGCTTGGACATATTCATGGCGATCAGATTTTCCAGGCTAAAGGTCATCACTACACCATCGATGCTCTGCTGGCGGGTGATGAGCGGATGGCCGCTCAGTTTGTGGAGGGTGAGTTCGTCACCACCTATCTGGCTCCACGCGATTATCACCGCGTCCACATGCCGTGCAACGGTATCCTGCGTGAGATGATTTATGTGCCTGGCGATCTCTATTCAGTCAACCCGCTGACCGCACGTAATATTCCCAACCTGTTTGCCCGTAACGAGCGCGTCATCTGCTATTTCGAAACGGATATCGGACCGATGGTGCAGATTCTGGTGGGTGCGACGATTGTCGGCAGCATTGAAACGGTCTGGGCGGGCACCATCACGCCACCGCGTGAAGGTGTGATCAAACGCTGGCACTATCCGGCAGCGGATGATGAAGGCGCGGTAGTACTGCTGAAAGGACAGGAAATGGGCCGCTTTAAACTTGGCTCTACCGTCATCAACCTGTTCGCACCTGGCCGCGTCAAACTGGCTGAAAGTCTGGAAGCAGAAAGCAAAACCCGTCTGGGCCAACCGCTGGCGATCGCGCTGCCTGTGGCGACAGACATTTCCGACGTCATCGTCGACTAA